One window of the Hyalangium minutum genome contains the following:
- a CDS encoding class I SAM-dependent rRNA methyltransferase yields MAPKALPTARVSPKGAKSLRRGNPWLYRTELAEPPATDARGAVVAVVDAQGNPIGQAFYAQRSPLALRLLTRRPHAEEPVDEAFLRRRLEAALARRAPLKHRDGLRLVHGEADLLPGLFVDRYGAGLSLQTLSEGMDARKELVAKMLVELTGATHVVCRDDASGRDFEGLKREVTLLHGAGEARFTYHEGENRFEVDLLGDMKTGAFLDQVDNHLRAGELARGEALDLFSYHGGFALALSRTCDTVLAVEQDAKAAERARENAARNGRSHVTVETGNAFDVLRRFADSGRRFDTVVLDPPGLAKRREGLATALRAYHELNLRALKCLKPEGLLVTCSCSGKLTREAFEEMVISAAEDARRPVQILERRGAGLDHPVLAGLPETEYLKALYVRAL; encoded by the coding sequence ATGGCCCCCAAAGCCCTGCCCACTGCCCGCGTCAGCCCGAAGGGCGCCAAGAGCCTGCGCCGAGGCAACCCCTGGCTCTACCGCACCGAGCTCGCCGAGCCCCCTGCCACGGACGCGCGTGGCGCGGTGGTGGCGGTGGTGGACGCGCAAGGCAACCCGATTGGCCAAGCCTTCTACGCCCAGCGCTCGCCGCTGGCGCTGCGCCTGCTCACCCGCCGCCCGCACGCCGAGGAGCCGGTGGACGAGGCCTTCCTCCGCCGCCGCCTGGAGGCGGCCCTGGCCCGCCGCGCGCCGCTCAAGCACCGCGACGGCCTGCGCCTGGTGCACGGCGAGGCGGATCTGCTCCCGGGCCTCTTCGTGGACCGCTATGGCGCGGGGCTCTCGCTGCAGACGCTCTCGGAGGGCATGGACGCCCGCAAGGAGCTCGTGGCGAAGATGTTGGTGGAGCTCACCGGGGCCACGCACGTGGTGTGCCGGGACGACGCCTCGGGCCGGGACTTCGAGGGCCTGAAGCGCGAGGTGACGCTGCTGCACGGCGCGGGCGAGGCGCGCTTCACCTACCACGAGGGCGAGAACCGCTTCGAGGTGGATCTGCTTGGCGACATGAAGACGGGGGCGTTCCTGGATCAGGTGGACAACCACCTGCGCGCCGGAGAGCTGGCCCGAGGCGAGGCGTTGGACCTGTTCAGCTACCACGGTGGGTTCGCGCTGGCGCTCAGCCGCACGTGCGACACGGTGCTGGCGGTGGAGCAGGACGCGAAGGCGGCCGAGCGCGCCCGGGAGAACGCCGCGCGCAACGGGCGCTCGCACGTGACGGTGGAGACGGGCAACGCGTTCGACGTGCTGCGGCGCTTCGCGGACTCCGGGCGCCGCTTCGACACGGTGGTGTTGGATCCGCCGGGGCTGGCCAAGCGCCGCGAGGGCCTGGCCACGGCGCTGCGCGCCTACCACGAGCTGAACCTGCGCGCCCTCAAGTGCCTCAAGCCTGAGGGGCTGCTCGTCACCTGCTCGTGCTCCGGCAAGCTCACGCGCGAGGCCTTCGAGGAGATGGTCATCTCCGCCGCCGAGGACGCGCGCCGCCCCGTGCAAATCCTGGAGCGGCGCGGCGCCGGGCTGGATCACCCGGTGCTCGCGGGGCTGCCGGAGACGGAGTACCTCAAGGCGCTTTACGTTCGAGCCCTTTGA